A window of the Pseudomonadota bacterium genome harbors these coding sequences:
- a CDS encoding acyl-CoA dehydrogenase family protein, with protein sequence MSDTKMWGSEEFQGLGYEFDPQFLLTDAQKELQEKIIALSASTLRDNAVDSDKTFTFPRKNFEALASIGALGLLVPKELGGMGESHVASAMVVETVARYGCPSTAMCLTMHYGAVSAACLRHHDNDTIKDILSRIDKDVLIGTLSYSDPETGSHFWYPVSSGAEKTDNGWKVLKKSSWTTSGGFADWYIVQTTSPDFGGDYSDLSCWLILADEVDADVAGWDGMGMRGNQSGALLVDNIEIPADRMVGPKGDGAYSNDESVDPFFLINSSSAWNGIAMAMIDLTKQHTTRKKHVDVGLRVCDYPTIQDYVGEAIIGTNAARMFVYSMARALDDVTNNCDWSIHKGDQLNLPRSDLLPWMWQIKFQAAKNVHEVSDKMLHACGGSAYKASLGMERLLRDAKAGWVMGPTNEVLRQFVGKYALLGFDSLDYWNQAINERAIDNEVKKMDAAQKRALAERLMSEAGAEAAE encoded by the coding sequence ATGAGCGATACCAAAATGTGGGGCTCGGAAGAATTCCAGGGCCTCGGCTACGAATTCGATCCGCAGTTTTTGCTGACCGACGCGCAGAAGGAACTGCAGGAAAAAATCATCGCGTTGAGCGCATCGACGCTGCGCGACAACGCCGTTGATTCCGACAAGACGTTTACCTTCCCGCGCAAGAACTTCGAGGCCCTGGCCTCGATCGGCGCGCTGGGACTGCTGGTGCCGAAGGAGTTGGGCGGCATGGGCGAAAGCCACGTCGCGTCGGCCATGGTCGTCGAGACGGTCGCGCGCTACGGCTGCCCGTCGACGGCAATGTGCCTGACTATGCACTATGGCGCTGTGTCGGCAGCCTGCCTGCGTCACCACGACAACGACACGATCAAAGACATCCTGTCGCGAATCGACAAGGACGTTCTGATCGGCACGCTGTCCTATTCGGACCCGGAGACCGGCTCTCACTTCTGGTATCCCGTCTCATCCGGCGCCGAGAAGACCGATAACGGCTGGAAGGTGCTGAAGAAGTCGTCCTGGACGACGTCCGGCGGCTTCGCCGACTGGTACATCGTACAGACGACCAGCCCGGATTTCGGTGGCGATTATTCGGACCTATCCTGCTGGCTGATCCTGGCCGACGAAGTCGACGCCGATGTCGCCGGTTGGGACGGCATGGGCATGCGCGGCAACCAGTCGGGCGCGCTCCTGGTCGACAACATCGAGATCCCCGCCGACCGCATGGTCGGACCGAAGGGCGACGGCGCCTATTCGAACGACGAGTCGGTCGATCCGTTCTTCCTGATCAATTCGTCCAGCGCCTGGAACGGGATCGCCATGGCGATGATCGATTTGACCAAGCAGCATACGACGCGCAAGAAGCACGTTGATGTGGGTTTGCGGGTTTGCGACTACCCGACCATCCAGGACTATGTCGGCGAAGCGATCATCGGCACCAATGCCGCCCGCATGTTCGTCTACAGCATGGCGCGTGCATTGGACGACGTGACAAACAACTGCGATTGGTCGATCCACAAAGGCGACCAGCTGAACCTGCCGCGTTCCGACCTTCTGCCGTGGATGTGGCAGATTAAGTTCCAGGCCGCGAAGAACGTGCATGAGGTCTCCGACAAGATGCTGCACGCCTGCGGCGGTTCGGCCTACAAGGCCTCTCTCGGCATGGAGCGCTTGTTGCGCGACGCCAAGGCCGGCTGGGTCATGGGCCCGACCAACGAGGTGCTGCGCCAGTTCGTCGGCAAGTACGCGTTGCTCGGCTTCGACTCGCTGGACTACTGGAACCAGGCGATCAACGAACGCGCCATCGACAACGAGGTAAAGAAGATGGACGCCGCGCAAAAACGCGCCTTGGCCGAACGCCTGATGAGCGAGGCAGGGGCCGAAGCGGCCGAGTAG
- a CDS encoding entericidin A/B family lipoprotein — MKGILSLLAIIGFALGITACNTVEGAGKDVEDSGEWIQDQAEDDS; from the coding sequence ATGAAGGGTATTCTGTCGTTGTTGGCGATTATCGGTTTCGCGCTTGGCATCACCGCTTGCAACACGGTCGAGGGCGCCGGCAAGGATGTCGAGGATTCCGGCGAGTGGATTCAGGATCAGGCGGAAGACGATTCGTAA